The DNA region TGACACGGGGAATGATAATGATGATGTTTCCACTCAGCTCCTAGATACTTCGCCAGGGTCTGAAGAAGAATAGATTTCACAGGTAAACGCTAACTCTCTTTAAATTGAGTGAAACATTCAAAACGAGGCGTTTGTATAGGCTCCCCATAGTTTTGCAGCATAGTAGCTACTGCCTTGGGTTGGCGTGTTATCGTCATTGCCGAGCCAAACTGCGGTAACGAGTTTCTGTGACGGAACATAGCCGACAAACCACATATCGACATTGCGATTGGTGGTGCCTGTTTTTCCTGCCTCATCAAGTCCAAGACGTGCGACTTTAGCTGTGCCGCTCTGGATAACCCCCTGCATCATTTGGGTCATGGTTTGGGCTGTGCTCTGGGAAATTACTTGTTCGCGCCGAAAGTCAGAACGTTTGCTGAAGTCATAGAGCAGGTAGCAGCTGTCGATAGTTGCTCCTTTGCAGTCACTGCTGTCATAAATTTTGCGAATGGCATGGGGCTTATGCCATGTGCCACCATTGGCGAAGGTGGCGTAGGCACCGCTCATTTCTAGGACGGTAACTTCGCTTTCTCCTAGAACCAGACCGGGTGCAGCGTTTAGGTCTGATTCGATACCTAGTTGTTGAGCAAAGCTGATTACATTTTTTAAGCCGACTTCTTTAGCTACTCGGAGGGCGATCGCATTTTCAGATTGGGCAATACCTCGAAACATATCAGTTGTTCCTGTGCTAGTCCGTTCACAGCCACGATATTGTTGTCCCTGCCAATTGAGAGGGCTACAGGAGAAGGATGTGAATGGGGAAATGCCTTCAGCGATCGCCGCCCCATAGCCAAACACTTTAAAGGTAGAACCGGGTTGGCGTTTAGCTTGCACTGCCCGATTAAATTGGCTTTCGGCATAATTTTTACCGCCGACCATTGCAAGTAATTCACCTGTGTCACTATTGAGGGTGGCGATCGCCCCTTGGGAATACCCGACTTTTGCCCCGTCTGTGTCAATGGAATCTTCAAGTGCTTTTGCCGCTGTGCGCTGCATCTGCAAATCTAGGCCTGTCTCGATGTAGAGATTGCCCATTTTGAGGGCATCTTCTCCAAGCAATTCCGTTAGTTCTTGTTGCACATAACTGTAAAAGTAGGGGGCGGCATTATTCGACAACGCACGGCGAGCATCCTCACTGAGGCGATCTTCGATAGGCGTTAACTTTGCTTGGCGTTGCTCTTGATCTGTGATCATCCCAAGTTTATGCATCCGGTCGATTACGAGATTACGTTGTTCACGGGATTTTTCGGGGTTCACAATCGGATTAAAGGCATTGGGAGCAGGCAGCATAGCGATCAAGGTTGCCGACTCAACCAAATCAATATTGCGAGCAGATTTATCGAAATAAAATTGTGCTGCGTCTTCAAAACCCGATTGGCCAACGCCCAGATAAACCTTATTCAGATAGAGCGATAAAATCTCATTTTTACTGAAAAAGGTTTCCATCTTGAGGGCAACAATCATTTCCCGGAGCTTGCGACTGGCCGTTTTCTCTGTACCCACTGCAGGAAATAAACTACGGGCAACTTGCTGGGTAATCGTACTTGCGCCTTGGGAAACATTCCCTTTGCTGAGGGCAACTTTGACGGCTCTGGCAATGCCAATCGGATCAACGCCCACATGCCAATAAAAACGGGCATCCTCGGAAGCTAAAACGCCTTGGCGCAGATAGGGGGAAAAATCTTTCAGTCGTTGAATTTCGCGATGGCTATCGGTGGTGACTGGATTAATGGCTGTCTCACCATCGTTGGCAAAAATCACAACGGGACCAGTCACGCCAGCGGGCAGAGGGTTGAGCGGAAATTTTGACCATTGCCATGCCAACAGCAGACAGATAAAACCGATAAAACCGCCTGTGCCCATCAGCCCGTAACGAATCAGTTGTACCCAAATGGGTGGTTTATAGCGATAGGTCAGTTTAATGGCCTGGGCGAGTTCTGGAGGAGCTAGGTAAACGACATCGCCATTGCGGAGGGGATAGCTGCGGGTTTTACGTTTGTTGATGTAGAGGCCATTGGATGACTTCTCGTCTTGAATGATGTAATGGCGCGGATGGTTGGGGTCTTTGCTCAGGGAAAAATGGGTGGCGCTAACGGTATCGTTTTTGATTGGAATATCGTTTTTTCGGCTGCGTCCTCCGGTATGGCGATCGCCGACGAGAGGATAGGGTTTAGTATGGCCTTCGACATGAATTTCAGGAACTCGGGCATCCGGCTTGAGGGTTTGCTGTCCAAAGCTCACCATTGTATTGATGGCTTGGGTAACCATTTGTCCAATCTGAGTCTTGGGAGGTTGTTGATTGGGTTGAGTCATCGATTACACTACCGGACGGCAAACACCATAAACGTACAGGATCTAGAATAGTCAATTTTTCTACCCTTGAAAGGGCTGTTACAGATTTTGCACTTCTCAAACTTTACTGAAAGTTCTCCGACGAAGCTTTGATGATCTTGTAGTCTTAGGGAAATTTGATTAAAGTTTTGGATTCTTCCTGCCGCGCTATGTTCATCCTCAAGCAATCGTCAGTTCTCCTCCCATGCCTTATTTTTACGACTTTGGGTAGTGTATCCACGGCGATCGCCCAAACGACTCCTTCAGAAATTGCCCAGACGGAAACTACGACGGAATTATTTGTAAAACCGCAGTACGGCGTGAATTTTACGACGGGGCCAGGTTCAGGTTATGAAAGCTCCTATGGATCATTTTATGGCTGGTTTCCCTTTGCACAGGATGGCACTAGCCAGCTGCTATTTACAGAAGCACGCGGGAATATCGATACGGATAACGGTAATTGGGGCGGCAATGTGGCTCTGGGTTACCGGAATTTTTCAGGCAAAACGATTTTAGGTGGCTATATTGGCTACGATGTGCGCGGCTTAGAAGACTGGACAACCCACCAAATTGGCTTGGGGGTCGAAGCTCTTAATCCAGGATGGGAAGCGCGAGTTAATGGTTATATCCCAGTGGGCGATCGCCGCGAAACGATCAGGAATTCTACCCTCAGCTCAAGCACGACAAGCAACACCACGACAAATACTGTCGTTTCAGACCCGACGTTCAGCAGCAATAATTTGGTGGTGACAGCTGATACCCTCACAACAATCACCACGACCACACGCACTATTCGAGAACTAATTTCCGAAGAATCCCTTGGCGGTTTGGATATCGAGACAGGCGCAAAACTAACCACTTGGCAAAATGGTTTTCTCAAAGGATTTTTAGGCTCTTATCTTTACAGTGGCGATCGCACCGAAACCTTTTTGGGTATCCGAGGTCGTCTTGAAGCAAAATTTTCCAACTTGAATTTAGGTCTAGGTTTAGAAAGCGATGGTGAATTCGGCACTAATTTAATTTTCTCGATCGGCGCAAATTTTGGTGGTCAGCCATCCAAGGCTTCTGATTCAAAAACTGACAACCTTGTCTTACCGCTCCAACGTCAACGAAATATTGCACTAAATCAGTTTAGAGAGTTCACTGAGCAAACAGAAACGAGCACTGTCACAAATACAACGACTTCAGACCCTGTCGTGCTGAATAATCCTGTCACAGGTCAACCTTGGTTCTTTAGTCATGTCAATCTTGAGTCGATGAGTGATGGTAGTGGTACTGAAGAAGATCCTAACAACCTAATCGCAACGGCTTTAGGAATTGTGCCGCAGGATGGCAACGGCATTGTCTATGTCGAAGGCACAGGGACTTCTTCTCCTGGTTTTACAGTGCCCGCGAATGTCAAAGTTGTTTCTAGTGCGCCACTCTTACCTCAAGTGCTTAATAGCGTTCCCGCTCTGCCTTCAGTTGATGTTACTAGCAGTGTTTTAACTGGTAATGTTACTTTGCCCCGCGCGGGGACAGGCGATCGCCCCGAAATCACTTCTGATGTTGGGTTTAGCAATGGTGGCGGCGAGCTGAACGGTTTTGAATTTAATAATGGTAGTCGTATTACATTTGCAGATATTGGCGGGACAGTGACCGTTGCCAATAACGTTATCAATAACAGTACTGGCGATGCCATTGAAGCAAATATTAGTAACGGCTCTACTACGACAATTAATGTCCTCAATAATCAAATTGATAATCCGCAATTAACAGGTGGAATGACAGTCCCTTCAGCCGATGGAATTGATATTGAGGTGTCAGGTAACTCAAATGTGACTCTCCTTGCTGAAGGTAATACAATCACAAACTCACAAAATTCTGGTATTGAACTAGAAACGAATCCCAATAGCGATGCCCCTAATTCCAGCCTCAATAGCACAATCACCAATAATCAAATTACAAATTCAGGTGGCGATGGTATTCTCTTTCTCCACAACAGCAATGTTGCTATGACAATGACTGTGGATAACAACGCTATTGATCAGGCAG from [Leptolyngbya] sp. PCC 7376 includes:
- a CDS encoding PBP1A family penicillin-binding protein, yielding MTQPNQQPPKTQIGQMVTQAINTMVSFGQQTLKPDARVPEIHVEGHTKPYPLVGDRHTGGRSRKNDIPIKNDTVSATHFSLSKDPNHPRHYIIQDEKSSNGLYINKRKTRSYPLRNGDVVYLAPPELAQAIKLTYRYKPPIWVQLIRYGLMGTGGFIGFICLLLAWQWSKFPLNPLPAGVTGPVVIFANDGETAINPVTTDSHREIQRLKDFSPYLRQGVLASEDARFYWHVGVDPIGIARAVKVALSKGNVSQGASTITQQVARSLFPAVGTEKTASRKLREMIVALKMETFFSKNEILSLYLNKVYLGVGQSGFEDAAQFYFDKSARNIDLVESATLIAMLPAPNAFNPIVNPEKSREQRNLVIDRMHKLGMITDQEQRQAKLTPIEDRLSEDARRALSNNAAPYFYSYVQQELTELLGEDALKMGNLYIETGLDLQMQRTAAKALEDSIDTDGAKVGYSQGAIATLNSDTGELLAMVGGKNYAESQFNRAVQAKRQPGSTFKVFGYGAAIAEGISPFTSFSCSPLNWQGQQYRGCERTSTGTTDMFRGIAQSENAIALRVAKEVGLKNVISFAQQLGIESDLNAAPGLVLGESEVTVLEMSGAYATFANGGTWHKPHAIRKIYDSSDCKGATIDSCYLLYDFSKRSDFRREQVISQSTAQTMTQMMQGVIQSGTAKVARLGLDEAGKTGTTNRNVDMWFVGYVPSQKLVTAVWLGNDDNTPTQGSSYYAAKLWGAYTNASF
- a CDS encoding inverse autotransporter beta domain-containing protein translates to MGSVSTAIAQTTPSEIAQTETTTELFVKPQYGVNFTTGPGSGYESSYGSFYGWFPFAQDGTSQLLFTEARGNIDTDNGNWGGNVALGYRNFSGKTILGGYIGYDVRGLEDWTTHQIGLGVEALNPGWEARVNGYIPVGDRRETIRNSTLSSSTTSNTTTNTVVSDPTFSSNNLVVTADTLTTITTTTRTIRELISEESLGGLDIETGAKLTTWQNGFLKGFLGSYLYSGDRTETFLGIRGRLEAKFSNLNLGLGLESDGEFGTNLIFSIGANFGGQPSKASDSKTDNLVLPLQRQRNIALNQFREFTEQTETSTVTNTTTSDPVVLNNPVTGQPWFFSHVNLESMSDGSGTEEDPNNLIATALGIVPQDGNGIVYVEGTGTSSPGFTVPANVKVVSSAPLLPQVLNSVPALPSVDVTSSVLTGNVTLPRAGTGDRPEITSDVGFSNGGGELNGFEFNNGSRITFADIGGTVTVANNVINNSTGDAIEANISNGSTTTINVLNNQIDNPQLTGGMTVPSADGIDIEVSGNSNVTLLAEGNTITNSQNSGIELETNPNSDAPNSSLNSTITNNQITNSGGDGILFLHNSNVAMTMTVDNNAIDQAGLLGNGITRTPGPPAVDIGAGGFGVGVITLGDGNLALAITNNQISNTQDAKIGIAVNPAFVYLDSAASTVLGGSGSGNITPDNPLVTVFLQTEFAGSSRIDADISGNNLTGSGAGIDDLSSLVGMNGVGYNLSNYNNGSFTAIAGNNGTVCLNLENNMADSIGGSGFQFVRNNSSQITNFSPMSGSFFFGPSNPQLIIGTNTGNTGSVNTPDLPTTSGVCN